One Buteo buteo chromosome 5, bButBut1.hap1.1, whole genome shotgun sequence DNA window includes the following coding sequences:
- the DDOST gene encoding dolichyl-diphosphooligosaccharide--protein glycosyltransferase 48 kDa subunit: MAAAAVRLWWLLAVAAAGAEGGARTLVLLENGNLRDTHSLFFRSLADRGFDLTFRTADDAGLSLIKYGEFLYDNLIIFSPSIEDFGGNINVETITAFIDGGGSVLVAASSDIGDPLRELGSECGIEFDEERTAVIDHHNYDISDPGQHTLIVADAENLLKAPTIVGKAALNPILFRGVGMVADPDNPLVLDILTGSSTSYSFFPDKPITQYPHAVGKNTLLIAGLQARNNARVVFSGSLDFFSDAFFNSAVQKAAPGSKRYSQTGNYELAVALSRWVFKEEGVLRVGAVSHHRVGELAPPHAYTVTDLVEYSIVIEKLSDGKWVPFDGDDIQLEFVRIDPFVRTFLKRNGGKYSVRFKLPDVYGVFQFKVDYNRLGYTHLYSSTQVSVRPLQHTQYERFIPSAYPYYAGAFSMMVGLFMFSIVFLHMKEKEKSD; this comes from the exons atggcggcggccgCGGTCCGTCTGTGGTGGCTCCTGGCGGTGGCGGCTgccggggctgaggggggggcccgcaccctggtgctgctggagaaCGGCAACCTGCGGGACACGCACTCGCTCTTCTTCCGCAGCCTGGCCG ACAGGGGCTTTGATCTCACTTTCCGCACAGCGGATGATGCTGGCCTGTCCCTGATAAAATACGGAGAATTTTTGTATGACAACTTGATCATCTTCTCACCATCCATAGAAG ATTTTGGTGGAAACATCAATGTGGAGACCATCACCGCTTTCATCGATGGAGGCGGCAGCGTCCTCGTTGCCGCCAGCTCAGACATCG GCGACCCGCTGCGAGAGCTGGGCAGTGAGTGTGGGATTGAGTTTGATGAGGAAAGGACAGCTGTCATCGACCATCACAACTACGATATATCCGACCCTGGCCAG caCACGCTCATAGTTGCAGATGCTGAAAATCTCCTGAAGGCCCCCACCATTGTGGGGAAAGCGGCACTGAACCCCATCCTTTTCCGAGGAGTTGG GATGGTGGCTGATCCTGACAACCCGCTGGTGCTGGATATCCTGACCGGTTCTTCTACCTCTTACTCCTTCTTCCCAGATAAGCCTATTACTCAG TACCCGCATGCGGTCGGGAAGAACACCCTGCTGATCGCGGGACTCCAAGCCCGGAACAACGCCCGTGTTGTTTTCAGTGGCTCCTTGGATTTCTTTAGTGATGCCTTCTTCAATTCCGCTGTGCAGAAAGCTGCCCCTGGCTCCAAGAG GTACTCGCAGACGGGTAATTACGAGCTGGCTGTTGCCTTGTCCCGCTGGGTGTTCAAGGAGGAGGGAGTGCTGCGCGTCGGAGCGGTGTCCCACCACCGCGTGGGGGAACTTGCGCCTCCCCACGCCTACACTGTCACCGATCTCGTG GAGTACAGCATCGTAATCGAAAAGCTTTCTGATGGGAAGTGGGTCCCCTTCGATGGAGACGATATTCAGCTGGAGTTTGTCCGCATCGATCCCTTCGTGCGGACCTTCCTGAAGAGGAACG GTGGCAAATACAGCGTGCGGTTCAAGCTGCCGGATGTCTACGGAGTGTTTCAGTTTAAAGTGGATTACAACCGGTTGGGTTATACCCACCTCTACTCCTCCACCCAG GTGTCTGTGCGTCCTCTCCAGCACACACAGTATGAACGTTTCATCCCCTCGGCGTACCCGTACTATGCCGGCGCCTTCTCCATGATGGTTGGCCTCTTCATGTTCAGCATCGTCTTCCTGCAcatgaaggagaaggagaaatccGACTGA